A region from the Paenibacillus humicola genome encodes:
- a CDS encoding glucose-1-phosphate adenylyltransferase, with the protein MSRKRMIAMLLAGGEGKRLGVLTKDLAKPAVHFGGKYRIIDFALSNCAHSGIDTVGVLTQYQPLVLNTYLGIGSPWGLDRRDGGMAILPPYMKSKGGMWYKGTANAIYQNMGFIDRFDPEYVLIISGDHIYKMDYDLMLAEHEARGADATIACVEVDWKEAGRFGIMHVNDDGQIVAFTEKPKTPTSNLASMGVYIFSWPVLQRYLIRDESNRLSGNDFGKDIIPAMLQDDVRLQAYRFGGYWKDVGTLESLWEANMDLLAGEPPLDLHDSRWRIYSVNPNRPAHYSAPGAEIAGSLVNEGCVVEGSVRRSVLFYGVQTGAGSHVEASVVMPNVKIGRDVQICRAIIGEGAVIADGVSIGSPHGGVTVIGSDEFVAADHALMEVKQP; encoded by the coding sequence ATGAGCCGAAAAAGAATGATTGCCATGCTGCTCGCCGGCGGCGAAGGAAAACGGCTCGGCGTGCTTACGAAGGATCTGGCAAAGCCGGCGGTCCATTTCGGGGGCAAATACCGGATTATCGATTTTGCGCTGAGCAACTGCGCGCATTCGGGCATCGATACCGTCGGCGTGCTGACGCAGTATCAGCCGCTAGTTCTAAATACGTATCTGGGCATCGGAAGCCCGTGGGGGCTTGACCGGCGGGATGGCGGCATGGCGATTCTTCCGCCGTACATGAAATCGAAGGGCGGAATGTGGTATAAAGGGACGGCCAACGCGATCTACCAAAATATGGGCTTCATCGACCGTTTCGATCCGGAGTACGTGCTCATCATATCCGGCGATCACATTTACAAGATGGATTACGACCTGATGCTGGCCGAGCACGAGGCGCGCGGCGCGGACGCGACGATCGCCTGCGTCGAGGTCGATTGGAAGGAAGCGGGCCGCTTCGGCATTATGCACGTGAACGACGACGGGCAGATCGTCGCCTTCACGGAAAAGCCGAAAACGCCGACCAGCAATCTCGCTTCGATGGGCGTTTACATTTTTTCGTGGCCGGTGCTGCAGCGCTACCTGATCCGCGACGAGTCGAACCGGCTGTCCGGAAACGATTTCGGCAAAGATATCATCCCGGCCATGCTGCAGGATGACGTCAGGCTGCAGGCGTATCGGTTCGGCGGCTACTGGAAGGATGTCGGGACGCTCGAATCGCTTTGGGAGGCCAATATGGACCTGCTCGCCGGCGAACCGCCGCTCGACCTGCACGACAGCCGGTGGCGCATTTATTCCGTCAACCCGAACCGGCCGGCTCATTATTCGGCACCCGGCGCCGAAATCGCGGGCTCGCTCGTCAACGAAGGCTGCGTCGTCGAGGGCAGCGTTCGCCGATCGGTGCTGTTCTACGGCGTACAGACCGGCGCCGGATCGCACGTCGAAGCGTCGGTCGTCATGCCGAACGTAAAGATCGGGAGGGACGTCCAAATCTGCCGGGCCATTATCGGCGAAGGGGCCGTCATCGCCGACGGCGTGTCCATCGGATCGCCGCACGGCGGAGTTACCGTCATCGGCAGCGACGAATTCGTCGCCGCCGACCATGCGCTAATGGAGGTGAAGCAGCCATGA
- the glgD gene encoding glucose-1-phosphate adenylyltransferase subunit GlgD — MNANVLGVINLIHESDELESLTASRCLATVPFGARYRLIDFALSSMVNSGITNVAVFAHTKYRSLMDHLGSGKDWDLHHRQSGLFVLPPVTGDISEVSRGDLFHFYQHRDYFTRSPFEYVVITRSHMVCNIDFGPAIAEHRASGADITVICKRQLEPPDGKARMVEIGKDGRITAIQDHYGRLRSDVVSMEMYVMRKDLLLELVDTSLAQGQDHLVRHAIMSRIGRLDIRAYLFDGYLGVINTLAGYYRNSMELLRPDVWRSLFFEPGPIYTKVKDEPPARYAEGAMTSNSLIANGCVIEGTVVNSILFRGVQIGKGAVVRNSIVMQNGLVGEGSVLERAILDKDVTIEPGRELRGAVQSPFLAVKRKVI, encoded by the coding sequence ATGAATGCCAATGTGCTGGGGGTCATTAATCTCATTCACGAGTCGGATGAACTTGAATCGCTGACGGCAAGCCGCTGCCTGGCGACGGTTCCGTTCGGCGCGCGCTACAGGCTGATCGATTTCGCGCTGTCGAGCATGGTCAATTCGGGCATAACGAATGTCGCGGTATTCGCGCATACGAAATACCGCTCGCTGATGGACCATCTCGGCTCCGGGAAGGACTGGGACCTGCACCACCGCCAAAGCGGCCTGTTCGTGCTGCCGCCCGTCACCGGCGACATCAGCGAGGTCAGCCGGGGCGATCTGTTCCATTTTTACCAGCATCGGGATTATTTCACGCGCAGCCCGTTCGAATACGTCGTCATTACGCGCAGCCACATGGTCTGCAACATCGACTTCGGCCCTGCGATAGCCGAGCACCGGGCGAGCGGGGCGGATATTACCGTCATCTGCAAACGGCAGCTCGAGCCGCCGGACGGTAAGGCGCGCATGGTGGAAATCGGCAAGGACGGGCGGATCACCGCCATCCAGGACCATTACGGGCGGCTGCGCAGCGATGTCGTCTCGATGGAAATGTACGTGATGCGCAAGGACCTGCTGCTTGAGCTCGTCGATACGTCGCTGGCCCAGGGGCAGGATCATTTGGTGCGCCATGCGATCATGTCGCGCATCGGCCGCCTCGACATCCGCGCATACCTGTTCGACGGCTATCTTGGCGTGATCAACACCTTGGCGGGCTATTACCGCAACAGTATGGAGCTGCTCCGGCCCGACGTGTGGCGCAGTCTGTTTTTCGAGCCGGGACCGATCTACACGAAGGTGAAGGACGAACCGCCGGCGCGTTACGCGGAAGGGGCGATGACGAGCAATTCGCTGATCGCCAACGGCTGCGTGATCGAGGGCACGGTTGTGAACAGCATCCTGTTTCGCGGCGTTCAGATCGGCAAAGGGGCGGTCGTCCGCAACAGCATCGTCATGCAAAACGGCCTTGTCGGCGAGGGCAGCGTGCTCGAACGGGCGATTCTGGACAAAGACGTCACGATCGAGCCCGGACGCGAGCTGCGCGGGGCGGTGCAGAGCCCGTTTCTGGCGGTAAAGCGGAAGGTCATTTGA
- the glgA gene encoding glycogen synthase GlgA, with translation MNILFAASEAVPLVKTGGLADVAGALPAALGGRGADARVILPKYGSIPPELAERFETIAVFKVRLGWREQYCGLLKADVDGVVFYLIDNEFYFRREGLYGYGDDAERFVFFSMAVCEALFHLDFRPDIVHCHDWQTALVPFLLKTRYAYEPVTRDALTIYTIHNLHYQGVFGKKLLQDLTGVGDDLFDGPAGLEFYGAGNCMKGGIQYADMLTTVSPSYAEEIQTERYGEKLDGLIRWRAGDLRGIVNGIDTASFDPMNDSALDTPYRGSLVRKRKNKLVLQRELGLRESETTPLIGIVSRLTGQKGFDLIGPILEELLQEDVQLAVLGSGEARFEEMFRSAEARHPGRAATWFGFNDRLARRIYAGSDLFLMPSLFEPCGLSQLIALRYRSVPVVRETGGLKDTVTAYNEFTGEGNGFSFAGANAHDLLYTVRRALSFYRDGEAWQRIVDNGAREDLSWSRPAKAYMALYGELASKRKEKSGWPVTS, from the coding sequence GTGAACATTTTATTTGCGGCTTCGGAGGCGGTGCCGCTCGTCAAAACGGGCGGCCTTGCGGACGTGGCGGGCGCGCTGCCTGCGGCGCTTGGCGGACGCGGCGCCGATGCGAGAGTGATTCTGCCGAAATACGGCTCCATTCCGCCGGAGCTTGCGGAGCGGTTCGAGACGATCGCCGTTTTCAAGGTGCGCCTCGGATGGCGCGAACAGTACTGCGGTCTGCTGAAGGCGGATGTGGACGGCGTCGTCTTTTATTTGATCGATAACGAGTTTTATTTCAGGCGGGAGGGGCTGTACGGCTACGGCGACGACGCGGAGCGGTTCGTGTTCTTCAGCATGGCGGTGTGCGAGGCGCTGTTCCATCTGGATTTCCGGCCGGACATCGTGCACTGTCACGACTGGCAGACCGCGCTCGTTCCGTTTCTGCTGAAAACGCGCTACGCTTACGAGCCGGTTACCCGGGACGCGCTCACTATTTATACGATACATAATTTGCATTATCAGGGCGTCTTCGGAAAAAAGCTGCTGCAGGACCTGACCGGCGTCGGCGACGATTTGTTCGACGGTCCCGCGGGCCTGGAGTTTTACGGGGCCGGTAATTGTATGAAGGGCGGTATCCAGTATGCCGATATGCTGACGACGGTCAGCCCGTCGTATGCGGAAGAAATTCAGACGGAGCGGTACGGCGAGAAGCTGGATGGGCTGATCCGCTGGCGGGCGGGCGATTTGCGGGGCATCGTCAACGGCATCGATACGGCGTCGTTCGACCCGATGAACGACAGTGCGCTCGATACGCCGTACCGGGGATCGCTGGTGCGCAAGCGCAAAAACAAGCTCGTGCTCCAGCGCGAGCTCGGGCTTCGCGAATCGGAGACGACGCCGCTTATCGGCATCGTCTCCCGTCTGACCGGTCAGAAAGGCTTCGACCTGATCGGCCCGATACTGGAGGAGCTGCTTCAGGAGGACGTGCAGCTTGCGGTGCTCGGATCGGGCGAGGCGCGCTTTGAGGAAATGTTCCGCAGCGCCGAGGCGCGGCATCCGGGCCGGGCGGCGACCTGGTTCGGTTTTAACGACCGGCTCGCCCGGCGGATATACGCCGGCAGCGATCTGTTCCTGATGCCGTCGCTCTTCGAGCCTTGCGGGCTCAGCCAGCTGATCGCGCTCCGCTACCGCTCGGTGCCGGTCGTGCGCGAGACGGGAGGACTGAAAGACACGGTAACCGCATATAACGAATTTACCGGCGAAGGGAACGGCTTCTCCTTCGCCGGCGCCAATGCGCACGACCTGCTGTATACGGTGCGCCGGGCGCTGTCGTTCTACCGCGACGGCGAGGCGTGGCAGCGGATCGTCGATAACGGCGCCAGGGAGGATTTGAGCTGGTCCCGTCCGGCCAAAGCCTATATGGCGCTTTATGGCGAATTGGCGTCGAAACGAAAGGAGAAGAGTGGATGGCCCGTCACCTCGTAA
- a CDS encoding glycoside hydrolase family 15 protein, whose amino-acid sequence MARHLVIGNGRVLVNLDRNCYIRDIYFPYVGQLNHVGGQQCRFGIWTEGLFSWLDEPHWTFELGYVEDSLVTNVTARSERLGVELHMNDGIHQRESIYLKRVVIRNLKPEPREFRLFFHQDLMIDGSEVGDTAAYYPDNHTVFHYKRSSYFMFNGFSEEGGIRQFTTGIKRFHAAEGTWRDAEDGSLMGNAIAQGSVDSTLALHATVPGGGDQTLYYWMTIGHNLEQVKQLNQYVLDSHPEKLLSRVVIYWTHWLSRADTELGDLPPKVARLFRLSLLLVRTQTDEHGAIIAANDTDILQYNRDHYSYMWPRDGALIADAMSMAGFQSFVSPFFQFCAKALSPEGFLFHKYNPDGTVGSSWHPYFVQGGRRLPIQEDETALVLLALWNDYTRNQVIELPQSLYHGLIRKAASFLCDYMESELSLPKPSYDLWEERYGIWTYTASSVYGGLKAAAFFTELFGDYEGSDRFRQTAETIKRGILTHLWDEESGRFARGLVRKDNRWDKDLTLESSLFGIWEFGVLPAGDSRVVRTMNAIREGLAVRTGVGGAARYTNDYYFQQSGDIGNVPGNPWIICTLWTANHRIETAAVLADLEEPRRTLEWVVSHALPSGVLPEQLHPLDGSPISVAPLTWSHATFVQSVCKYAAKYKELAGARRG is encoded by the coding sequence ATGGCCCGTCACCTCGTAATCGGCAACGGCCGCGTGCTGGTCAATTTGGACCGGAACTGCTATATACGCGATATTTATTTTCCCTATGTCGGCCAGCTCAATCACGTCGGCGGGCAGCAGTGCCGCTTCGGCATCTGGACGGAGGGGCTGTTCTCGTGGCTTGACGAGCCGCATTGGACGTTCGAGCTCGGCTATGTCGAGGACTCGCTCGTCACAAACGTCACCGCCCGGAGCGAGCGGCTCGGCGTCGAGCTTCATATGAACGACGGCATTCATCAGCGGGAGAGCATCTATTTGAAGCGCGTCGTGATCCGCAACCTGAAGCCGGAACCGCGCGAGTTCCGGCTTTTTTTTCATCAGGATCTCATGATCGACGGCTCGGAGGTCGGCGATACGGCCGCGTATTACCCGGACAATCACACCGTTTTTCATTATAAGCGTTCGTCTTATTTCATGTTTAACGGTTTTTCGGAGGAGGGCGGCATCCGGCAGTTTACGACCGGCATCAAGCGGTTCCATGCGGCGGAAGGCACGTGGCGCGACGCGGAGGACGGCAGCCTGATGGGCAACGCGATCGCCCAAGGGTCGGTCGACAGCACGCTCGCCCTGCACGCGACCGTCCCCGGCGGCGGCGATCAGACGCTCTATTACTGGATGACGATCGGTCATAATCTTGAGCAGGTCAAGCAGCTGAACCAGTACGTGCTCGATTCCCATCCGGAGAAGCTGCTGAGCCGCGTCGTGATCTATTGGACGCATTGGCTCAGCCGGGCGGATACGGAGCTCGGCGACCTGCCGCCGAAGGTGGCCCGCCTTTTCCGCCTCAGCCTGCTGCTCGTGCGGACGCAGACCGACGAGCACGGGGCGATCATCGCCGCCAACGACACCGACATTTTGCAGTACAACCGCGATCATTACAGCTACATGTGGCCGCGGGACGGAGCGCTGATCGCCGACGCGATGTCGATGGCGGGGTTCCAAAGCTTCGTATCGCCGTTTTTTCAGTTCTGCGCCAAAGCGCTGTCGCCGGAAGGCTTCCTGTTTCACAAATACAATCCGGACGGCACCGTCGGCTCGAGCTGGCACCCGTATTTTGTGCAGGGCGGCAGGCGGCTGCCGATCCAGGAGGACGAAACGGCGCTCGTGCTGCTGGCGCTCTGGAACGACTACACGCGCAATCAGGTCATCGAGCTGCCGCAGTCGCTGTACCACGGCTTAATCCGTAAAGCCGCATCGTTTCTTTGCGATTACATGGAGAGCGAGCTGTCGCTGCCGAAGCCGAGCTACGATTTGTGGGAGGAGCGTTACGGCATATGGACGTATACGGCTTCTTCCGTGTACGGGGGCCTCAAGGCGGCAGCCTTTTTCACCGAGCTGTTCGGCGATTACGAGGGCAGCGACCGGTTCCGGCAGACGGCCGAGACGATCAAGCGGGGCATCCTGACGCATTTGTGGGACGAGGAATCCGGGCGCTTCGCCAGAGGGCTCGTCCGGAAGGACAACCGCTGGGACAAAGATTTGACGCTCGAGAGCAGCCTGTTCGGCATTTGGGAATTCGGCGTGCTGCCCGCCGGCGACAGCCGCGTCGTCCGGACGATGAACGCGATCCGGGAAGGGCTTGCGGTACGGACCGGAGTCGGCGGCGCGGCGCGGTACACGAACGATTATTATTTTCAGCAGTCGGGCGATATCGGCAACGTGCCGGGCAATCCGTGGATAATCTGCACGCTGTGGACGGCCAACCACCGGATCGAAACGGCCGCCGTCCTCGCCGACCTGGAGGAGCCGCGCCGCACGCTCGAGTGGGTCGTCAGCCATGCCCTGCCGAGCGGCGTGCTCCCCGAGCAGCTGCATCCGCTGGACGGCAGCCCGATCTCGGTGGCGCCGCTCACATGGTCGCATGCGACGTTTGTGCAAAGCGTCTGCAAATACGCGGCGAAATACAAGGAGCTGGCCGGCGCCAGGCGCGGTTGA
- a CDS encoding YjcZ family sporulation protein produces MPGVGGVGTGCSPVVGGIWTSTGVILVLFILLVIVLRGCFY; encoded by the coding sequence ATGCCAGGCGTAGGCGGCGTAGGAACGGGTTGTAGTCCTGTCGTTGGCGGCATTTGGACCAGCACGGGAGTCATTCTTGTCCTCTTCATCTTGCTGGTCATCGTTCTGCGCGGCTGTTTCTATTAA
- a CDS encoding spore germination protein GerPE, with protein MNRDGDEMPPFCVQPRPEAGLADYPVRVSALGRLCIVSASAASAVQIGDREEFSSKVRALALQREAGHAEAGNVYFESYSIFSRELPSLPDSMKEEQAGEMSRSNRKPRITVGCVDVTAVSAAASVHVGNARNVRGEARIKHIRQFARPRP; from the coding sequence TTGAACAGAGACGGAGACGAAATGCCGCCGTTTTGCGTACAGCCCCGCCCTGAGGCCGGACTCGCCGACTACCCGGTCCGGGTGTCCGCCCTCGGCAGGCTGTGCATTGTCTCCGCCAGCGCCGCTTCGGCCGTCCAGATCGGCGACAGGGAGGAATTCAGCTCCAAGGTGCGCGCCCTTGCCTTGCAGCGGGAAGCCGGACATGCCGAAGCCGGCAACGTTTATTTCGAGTCGTATTCGATTTTTTCGCGGGAGCTGCCCTCCCTGCCCGATTCAATGAAGGAGGAGCAGGCCGGCGAAATGAGCCGGAGCAACCGGAAGCCGCGCATCACCGTCGGGTGTGTCGATGTCACGGCGGTCAGCGCGGCCGCCTCCGTTCACGTCGGCAATGCGCGCAACGTCCGCGGCGAAGCCCGGATCAAACATATCCGGCAGTTTGCCCGCCCTCGGCCTTGA
- the gerPC gene encoding spore germination protein GerPC has protein sequence MQPGSGQVYNPWQNWTALSQHLSRLQQTLVRQQEELVRLSRQVDELNTRVQAAEAKPMYHIDSLEYHFDQLKVEKLDGTLNIGMTPPGEEQLKEIGQLVMPGPGQAQPHGPGAASAGAGIQQTPFDLPGGEPQTSGPNTFPFSGAPAAPGMAPGPPYPEIRKEIDGYLDSAAYDRLAELEAEYGFQLDPFHRRLVVEDIRKQMSQRIQYYMNQSSSHGKTLNNESNLKSDVYTKTIRDIEGAMRGYLSRLQSAPGPEGGMNG, from the coding sequence ATGCAGCCAGGCAGCGGCCAGGTTTACAACCCGTGGCAAAATTGGACGGCATTGTCGCAGCATCTCTCCCGGCTGCAGCAGACGCTCGTTCGGCAGCAGGAAGAACTCGTGCGGCTGAGCCGGCAGGTGGATGAGCTGAATACGCGCGTCCAGGCGGCCGAAGCGAAGCCGATGTATCATATCGACAGTTTGGAATATCATTTCGACCAGCTGAAGGTCGAGAAGCTGGACGGTACGCTCAATATCGGCATGACCCCGCCGGGCGAGGAACAATTGAAGGAAATCGGGCAGCTCGTCATGCCGGGCCCGGGTCAAGCCCAGCCGCACGGTCCGGGCGCGGCCTCGGCCGGGGCGGGCATTCAGCAGACGCCCTTCGATTTGCCGGGCGGCGAGCCTCAGACGAGCGGGCCGAACACGTTCCCCTTCAGCGGAGCGCCGGCAGCCCCGGGAATGGCACCGGGCCCGCCGTACCCGGAAATCCGGAAGGAAATCGACGGATATCTCGATTCGGCCGCTTACGACCGGCTGGCGGAGCTGGAAGCCGAATACGGCTTTCAGCTCGATCCTTTTCACCGAAGGCTCGTCGTGGAAGATATTCGAAAGCAGATGAGCCAGCGCATTCAATATTACATGAACCAGAGCAGTTCACACGGGAAGACGCTGAATAACGAATCCAACCTGAAAAGCGACGTATATACCAAAACGATCCGGGACATCGAAGGCGCGATGCGCGGTTATTTGTCACGGCTGCAGAGCGCGCCCGGTCCGGAAGGAGGAATGAACGGATGA
- a CDS encoding spore germination protein GerPB yields the protein MNLTVHQTITIHQLRVDSISNSSVLQVGSAGSISSLSQLYNTGGFTGPAPQLGGENPLTFVPLPNPA from the coding sequence ATGAATTTGACGGTTCACCAGACCATTACGATCCACCAGCTGCGGGTGGACTCGATCAGCAACTCATCCGTGCTTCAGGTCGGGTCGGCCGGTTCCATAAGCTCGCTGTCGCAGCTTTACAATACGGGCGGGTTCACGGGACCCGCTCCCCAGCTCGGCGGCGAAAACCCGCTCACGTTCGTTCCGCTTCCGAATCCCGCCTAA
- a CDS encoding spore germination protein — protein sequence MPAIVGFVKIVSVGSGSVVQFGDCAQTSPSSTSKTYAGSGSFLTGSLANSNNAVSATTTSDPDLFDAGSNAVNDGPSVV from the coding sequence ATGCCCGCTATTGTCGGCTTCGTCAAAATCGTCAGCGTGGGCTCGGGTTCGGTCGTGCAGTTCGGCGACTGCGCCCAAACCTCGCCCTCCAGCACTTCGAAAACGTATGCCGGATCCGGATCCTTTCTGACCGGAAGTCTGGCCAATTCCAATAATGCGGTGAGCGCTACGACGACCTCGGATCCCGATCTGTTCGACGCCGGTTCGAACGCCGTAAACGATGGGCCTTCCGTCGTATGA
- a CDS encoding Hsp20/alpha crystallin family protein: METEWEELERWMENQRLPKGFERMQQPDWIDAYVRNMIAKALPAAASAAGKVTADIAETKLSVTVKFPLGENADLDRIRLVAMEDRIKLSGLGENNPATIRLPKLVLPHTCDAHYDGAVLTVRLRKRPTRKIAVTAVIRTV; the protein is encoded by the coding sequence ATGGAAACCGAATGGGAGGAACTCGAGCGGTGGATGGAGAATCAGCGCCTGCCGAAAGGCTTTGAGCGGATGCAGCAGCCGGATTGGATCGATGCTTATGTTCGAAATATGATCGCGAAGGCGCTGCCGGCCGCTGCGTCCGCCGCCGGGAAAGTGACCGCCGACATTGCCGAAACGAAGCTTAGCGTAACGGTGAAATTTCCGCTCGGCGAAAATGCCGACCTGGACCGGATCCGGCTTGTCGCCATGGAAGACCGGATCAAGCTGTCCGGCTTGGGAGAGAACAATCCCGCGACAATCCGGCTGCCGAAGCTGGTTCTCCCGCACACATGCGATGCGCACTACGACGGCGCGGTGCTGACCGTCAGGCTGCGCAAGCGGCCGACGCGCAAAATTGCCGTTACGGCGGTAATCCGCACCGTTTGA
- a CDS encoding bifunctional aldolase/short-chain dehydrogenase, which translates to MPKSLWNQGAEVKPGLDELVYRSNLIGTDRTVCNWGGGNTSMKTVVQDFRGRDIEVMYVKGSGSDLATMKAHNFTGLRMEDIRPLFERESMTDEEMVAYLGHCMIDSKHPRASIETLLHAFLPFKHVDHTHPDAIISLCCTEGGREIAKDIFGDRFVWVPYVRPGFTLSRMIAQGVLDHPKAELVLMEKHGLVTWGETSEECYNKTLAVIGEAERYIESRVNEGALFGGARYSPLPEQKRRELASSVMPAIRGAVSDAKPMLVTFDDEADVLQFVGSRDAAKLSQIGAACPDHLVHTKMVPLYVEWDPASGTAESLAEAVRGGIAAFKAEYAAYFERNKNEGDVMFEAAPRVILVPGVGMFNTGKSRAMAQVSGALYHRAIAVMRGATTLGSFVSLSENESYNVEYWPLELYKLTLAPAEAEFSRKIAFITGGAGGIGSATARRLVAEGAHVVLADLNLEGAQNVAAEINGQYGEGRALAVKMDVTSEEQVVSALEQTALYYGGVDILVNNAGLATSSPFEDTSLKEWNLNMNVLGTGYFLVAREAFKAMKTQGIGGSMIFIGSKNSIYAGKNATAYSAAKALEAHLARCIAAEGGALGIRVNTVLPDAILQGSAIWNSNWRNERAAAYGIEPDQLEEYYRKRTTLLVNIFPADIAEGVAFFASSKAAKTTGCMLTIDGGVPAAFTR; encoded by the coding sequence ATGCCAAAATCATTATGGAATCAAGGCGCCGAAGTTAAGCCGGGACTCGATGAGCTCGTTTACCGGTCGAATCTGATCGGAACGGACCGGACGGTGTGTAACTGGGGCGGCGGCAACACGTCGATGAAGACGGTCGTGCAGGATTTTCGCGGGCGCGACATCGAAGTGATGTACGTGAAAGGCAGCGGCTCGGACCTGGCGACGATGAAAGCGCATAACTTCACGGGCTTGCGCATGGAGGACATCCGTCCGCTGTTTGAACGCGAGAGCATGACGGACGAAGAGATGGTCGCTTACCTCGGCCACTGCATGATCGACAGCAAGCACCCGCGCGCGTCGATCGAGACGCTGCTTCACGCATTTCTGCCGTTCAAGCACGTCGACCATACGCATCCGGATGCCATTATCTCGCTCTGCTGCACCGAAGGCGGCCGTGAAATCGCGAAGGACATTTTCGGCGACCGGTTCGTCTGGGTTCCTTACGTGCGCCCCGGCTTCACGCTTTCCAGAATGATCGCGCAGGGCGTGCTGGACCATCCGAAGGCCGAGCTGGTGCTGATGGAAAAGCACGGCCTCGTGACCTGGGGCGAGACGAGCGAGGAGTGCTACAACAAGACGCTGGCGGTCATCGGCGAAGCCGAACGCTACATCGAGAGCCGCGTGAACGAAGGCGCGCTGTTCGGCGGCGCCCGCTACAGCCCGCTTCCCGAGCAAAAGCGCCGCGAGCTGGCGTCGTCCGTCATGCCGGCGATCCGCGGGGCGGTCAGCGATGCGAAGCCGATGCTCGTCACGTTCGACGACGAGGCGGACGTGCTGCAGTTCGTCGGCAGCCGCGACGCGGCGAAGCTGTCACAGATCGGGGCCGCTTGCCCGGACCATCTCGTGCATACGAAAATGGTGCCGCTCTACGTCGAGTGGGATCCGGCATCGGGCACGGCGGAATCGCTGGCGGAGGCGGTCCGCGGCGGCATTGCCGCCTTTAAGGCCGAATATGCCGCCTATTTCGAGCGGAACAAGAACGAGGGCGACGTCATGTTCGAAGCGGCCCCGCGCGTCATTCTCGTACCGGGCGTCGGCATGTTCAACACCGGCAAATCGCGGGCGATGGCGCAGGTAAGCGGCGCGCTTTATCACCGTGCGATCGCGGTCATGCGCGGAGCGACGACGCTCGGCTCGTTCGTCTCGCTGTCGGAGAACGAATCGTACAACGTGGAATATTGGCCGCTCGAGCTGTATAAGTTGACGCTTGCTCCGGCGGAAGCCGAGTTTTCCCGCAAAATCGCCTTCATTACCGGCGGCGCGGGCGGCATCGGCAGCGCAACGGCGCGCCGGCTCGTGGCCGAAGGGGCGCACGTCGTGCTTGCCGACCTCAACCTCGAAGGCGCGCAAAACGTCGCCGCGGAAATCAACGGCCAATACGGCGAAGGCCGCGCGCTTGCCGTGAAAATGGACGTGACGAGCGAGGAGCAGGTCGTCTCGGCGCTCGAGCAGACCGCCTTGTATTACGGCGGCGTCGATATTCTCGTCAACAACGCGGGACTGGCGACGTCGAGCCCGTTCGAGGATACGTCGCTGAAGGAATGGAACCTGAACATGAACGTCCTCGGCACCGGCTACTTCCTCGTCGCGCGGGAAGCGTTCAAAGCGATGAAGACGCAGGGCATCGGCGGCAGCATGATTTTCATCGGCTCGAAAAATTCAATCTACGCCGGCAAGAACGCCACCGCCTACAGCGCGGCGAAGGCGCTCGAAGCCCATTTGGCGCGCTGCATCGCAGCCGAAGGCGGGGCGCTCGGCATCCGCGTCAACACGGTGCTGCCCGATGCGATTTTGCAGGGCTCGGCGATCTGGAATTCGAACTGGCGGAACGAACGCGCGGCCGCTTACGGCATCGAGCCGGATCAGCTGGAGGAATATTACCGCAAACGGACGACGCTGCTCGTCAATATTTTTCCGGCGGACATTGCCGAAGGCGTCGCCTTCTTCGCCTCGTCCAAAGCGGCGAAAACGACCGGCTGCATGCTGACGATCGACGGCGGGGTGCCGGCCGCCTTTACAAGGTAA
- a CDS encoding sensory rhodopsin transducer yields the protein MPHTNRLNHWVIPDGYIPPNSTGELESHESICVLNTGGVDANITINVYFEDRAPLEDMTVVVPAKRTLHIRTAGLRSGTEAIPKGVPYAAELFSDVPVYVQYSRLDSTQPANALMSVVAFPVPEGRE from the coding sequence ATGCCGCATACGAACCGCCTGAACCATTGGGTCATTCCCGACGGGTATATCCCGCCGAACAGCACGGGGGAGCTGGAAAGCCACGAATCGATCTGCGTCCTGAATACCGGCGGCGTTGACGCCAATATCACGATCAACGTCTATTTCGAGGATCGCGCTCCGCTCGAAGACATGACCGTCGTCGTGCCGGCCAAACGGACGCTCCATATCCGCACGGCCGGTCTCCGCAGCGGCACGGAAGCGATTCCGAAAGGGGTACCGTACGCGGCGGAATTGTTCAGCGACGTGCCCGTTTACGTTCAATACAGCAGGCTGGATTCCACCCAGCCTGCCAACGCGCTTATGTCGGTCGTGGCATTCCCGGTGCCTGAGGGGCGGGAATAA